The window CTGCGCACACCGTCCGGCAGGCCTCTGCCGTACTGACCGTCCCGCTGTCCCGGACGCGCACCGGTTCCCCGCGGACGAGGTGGGTGTGAGGGGTACACATGAGCGATGACCGAGAGCCGCCCACCGACCGGCTGCAGACGGACCGGGCACACTCGGCCCGCGTCTGGAACTACCTGCTGGGCGGCAAGGACAACTACCCCGCCGATGCCGAGGCCGGCGAGATGATCATCGAGGCATTCCCCGACATCGCGGGCATCGCGCGGGATCAGCGGGCCTTCCTCGCACGCGCCGTGCGCCACCTGACCGGCGAGGCGGGAGTCCGGCAGTTCCTCGACATCGGAACCGGGCTGCCCACCGCGAACAACACCCACGAGGTCGCTCAGTGGATGGCCCCCGAGTCGCGGGTCGTCTACGTCGACAACGACCCGCTGGTGCTCACCCACGCCCGGGCGCTCCTGACCAGCACCCCTGAGGGCGCGTGTGCCTACGTGGACGCCGATGTGCGCGACACCGCCCTCGTCCTGCGGGAAGCGGCCCGGACCCTCGACCTGGGCGAACCCGTGGGTCTGACACTGCTCGGGATCATGGGTCAGCTGCCCGACGAGGAGGACCCGTGGGGGCTGGTCGGGCGTCTGCTGGCGGCCCTTCCGTCCGGAAGCCACCTGGTCCTCGCCGACGGGACGGACACGAGCGACAGGATGACGCGCGCCATCGAGGCGTACAACGCCCATTCCGCGAGCTCGTACCACCTGCGGAGCCCGGCACGGATCGCCGAATTCTTCCACGGGCTCGAACTGGTCGAGCCCGGCGTCGTCCGGACGTCGCGGTGGCGGCCCGATCCCGTCAGCGGAGCGGATCCGCCGTCGAGTCACGCGGTCTGCGGGGTGGGACGCAAGCCCTGAGACCCCCGACCGGCGCGGCGTAAGCTCCGGAGCATGATCGACCAATCGGCGCACGCCCCGTCCGCCCGGCAGACGAACTGGGCCGGCAACATCACCTTCGGCGCGAAGCGTCTCCACACACCCGCGACCGTGGCCGAACTCCAGGACGTCGTGGCCGCGGGAAGTGCGGTGCGGGCGCTGGGCACCGGCCACTCCTTCAACACGGTGGCCGACACGACGGGCGACCTCGTCTCGGTGGCCGGGCTGCCCCGATCCGTCGAGATCGACACGGACGCCGCGACCGCGACGGTGAGCGCCGGGCTGCGCTTCGGGGAGCTGACGGGCGAACTGCACCGCAGCGGCTTCGCCCTGCACAACCTGGGCTCGCTGCCCCACATCTCCGTGGCCGGTGCCTGCGCCACCGGGACCCACGGCTCGGGGGTGGGCAACCGCGCCCTCCCCGGTGCCGTGAGGGCCCTGGAGTTCGTCACCGCCGACGGCCGGCTCGTCTCCCTGGAGCGGGGGGACGCCGACTTCGCCGGCGCGGTGGTCTCCCTGGGGGCCCTGGGGGTGGTGACCCGTCTGACCCTGGACCTCGTGCCGGCGTTCGAAGTCCAGCAATGGGTGTACGAGGGGCTCCCGCAGGACAGGCTCCTGGGCCGGTTCGACGAGGTGATGTCCGAGGCCTACAGCGTCAGCCTGTTCACCGGATGGCACGGCGGAGCCATCGACCAGGTGTGGCTCAAGCGGCAGGTCGACGAACAGGGGCCCCGCAGTGCCCCGCAGACGTGGCACGGTGCGGAGCTCGCCGGGGGTCCCCGGCATCCGGTGCCCGGCATGGCGGCGGAACACTGCACGCAGCAGCACGGCGTCCCCGGCCCCTGGCACGCGCGCCTTCCCCACTTCCGGCTCGAATTCACGCCCAGCAACGGCGACGAGCTGCAATCCGAGTACTTCGTCGACCGGCGCGACGCCGTAGCGGCCTACGAGGCCCTGGACCGGGTCCGGGAGCGCTTCTCGCATCTGCTCCAGATCGGTGAGATACGCACCGTGGCCCGCGACGACCTGTGGCTCAGCCCGGCCGAGGGCCGTGACTCGGTGGCCTTCCACTTCACCTGGGTGCCGGACACCGCGGCGGTGACCCCCGTCCTCGGGATCATCGAGGAAGCCCTCGCTCCCTTCCGTGCCAGGCCGCACTGGGGCAAGGTGTTCACGACTCCGCCCGCCGCACTGCGCGAGCTGTACGGCCACCACGCGGACTTCGAGCGGCTGACCCGCCGGTACGACCCCGCAGGCACGTTCCGGAACGACTTCCTGGCCCGCCACTTCCCCCGCGCCGCCTGAGACGGGGGCGCGGTCCCGGCGGCGTTCAGCCGGGCTCGGCCTGCGGCGTGTCCGGCCCGCCCTCCCGCACGGGACGCGGGGCGAGTTCCTCCACGAGGGCGGCCAGTTCCTCGCAGGCCACCTCCGTCTCGTGCCGGATGTTGTTGTGCTCCGTGACGATCGCGGCCAGCAGCAGGGCGGTGAGCGCCACGCAGCCGTTGAGGATGCACAGGTTGAACATGACCTCGAGCACCGAGTGATTGGCGAACGGCCCGGCCGAATCGGTACCGGCGATGATCGCCACGACGGAGATCAGCAGTGCGCACGGGGCGCTGCCCGGCAGCTGGAAACGCAGGGCGGCCCAGATGAGTACCGGGAAGACGAGATAGAGCATGGACAGCTCGCTCATGGTCGCGATGGCCGTCGAGGCGACCGTCACGACCGCGAGCGCGGTGGCCTCCGCCCATCTGTCGTCCAGCCGGGGCCGCCGCAGTCTCCGCAGGACCAGCAGGAGGGGGGTGACCGTGAGCACCCCCATCGCGTCACCCGCCCACCAGGCCGACCAGACCTGCCAGAACTGGTCACCGGGGAGTCCTCCACTGAGCCACTGGACTCCCGCGCCCACCGTGGCGCTGATGGTCATGCCACCGAGGGCGCCGAGGAAGACGAGCGCCACCCCGTCGCGCAGCCGGTCCAGCTCGGGACGGAACCCCACGGCCCGCAGCGCGAGGAACGAGCACAGCGGGGCCAAGGCGCTGCCCGCCGCGACGGCGACTCCCCAGAAAGTGGGGCTGTCGCTCATCGAGAGCACCGTGACCAGGGCGCCGATGGCGATCCCGGGCCAGATGCGGGCACCCAGGTGGAGCAGGGCCGCGACGGCGATACCGGACGGCGGCCACAGCGGGGTGACCACCGAGCTCTGGACCTGGACCTCGCGGAGAAGCCCGAGCTGCCCGGACCCGTAGTAGACGGCGGCGATGCCCAGCATCTGCGCGACGATCACGGCCCGGCGTCTGGATTCCTCGCTGCGGATCACGCACCTCATCAGACACCGCCCGCGGCGGCGGGGCGGTCGTGACACGCTCGGCCGGTCGTCGGCCCGGTCAGAGCGCGGCCGCGCCGTGCCGCAGGACGAGTACGGCGGCGTCGTCCTCGTGGCCGGTGAGCACGGCCGCCTGCAGCACTCGGTCCGCCAGTTCCTCGGCGTCGGCGAGGCAGTGGTCGCTCACCAGGCGCCGGACGCGGTCCAGGCCGGCGTCTATCGTCAGCGACGGACCCTCGACGACACCGTCGGTGAGCAGGACGAAGGCTCCGTCCACCGTCAGGTCGCGCCGGGTGACCGGGTAGTCCTGACGCGGTTCTATGCCCAGCGGAAGGCCTCCCGCGTCAGCGGTGACCCCCGAACGGCCGTCGGCGGTCGCCCAGACGCAGGCGACATGGCCGGCGCGGGCGCTGCGCAGCTCCCGGGTCGCGGGGTCGAGGCGGAGGAACGAGCAGGTGGCGAAGAGCGTGGAGTCCATGGACATGATCAGGTCGTTCGTGCGCCGCATGACCTCGCCCGGATCGGGCGCCGAACTGGCGACGGCACGCATCGCGATCCGGATCTGTCCCATGAAGGCGGCCGCCTCCACGTCGTGCCCCTGGACGTCACCGATGGCGAGCCCGAGTGCCCCGTCCGGGAGGAGGAATCCGTCGTACCAGTCGCCGCCGATGTCCAGCCCGTCCCGCGCGGGTGCGTAGCGGGCGGCGGTGCGGAGACCCGGGAAGGAGGGAAGCGTCGCGGGCAGCATCTTGCGCTGCAGGGCCTGCGCGAGTTCGACGCGTGCCTGGTGCAGTTCCACTTCCTGCCGGGCCCGGGCAGTCAGATGCTGCAGGGTGCTGAGCAGGTCCTCGGCGCTCGCCGACCGGGGAGTTCGACGCCGGTTCATGGGCCGCTCCGCGTTGCGATAGTCCCTGCATCATATTTCGGCGGCGAAGCTCCGGCGAGCGCTGCCCGCGCGCCCCGGACACGACGCCGCGGGGCGGGTCAGCCAGCGTGGTCGAGGGCTGCGGTGAGCCGCCGCAGCGTCTCCTGCAGGGTGATCACCTCCTGGACCGACATGCCCGTGGCCCGCAGGATCGCCCGGGGGACGGGCAGGGCCCGCTCCCGCAGTCCGGAACCGGCGTCCGTGAGGTGGACCGTCACGGAGCGCTCGTCCTCGGGACCGCGCTCGCGTCGGACGAGTCCGGCGGACTCCAGACGCTTCAACAGCGGTGACAGGGTCCCGGAGTCCAGGTGCAGCCGCTCACCGATCGCCTTGACGGGCAGGGGGCCGCGCTCCCACAGGACCATCATCGCGAGGTACTGCGGATAGGTGAGCCCCAGGTCTTTCAGGGCTTCCCGGTAGACGCCGCCGAAGGCGCGGGAGGCCGCCTGCAGCGAGAAGCACACCTGGTGGTCCAGGCGCAG is drawn from Streptomyces sp. NBC_00178 and contains these coding sequences:
- a CDS encoding SAM-dependent methyltransferase: MSDDREPPTDRLQTDRAHSARVWNYLLGGKDNYPADAEAGEMIIEAFPDIAGIARDQRAFLARAVRHLTGEAGVRQFLDIGTGLPTANNTHEVAQWMAPESRVVYVDNDPLVLTHARALLTSTPEGACAYVDADVRDTALVLREAARTLDLGEPVGLTLLGIMGQLPDEEDPWGLVGRLLAALPSGSHLVLADGTDTSDRMTRAIEAYNAHSASSYHLRSPARIAEFFHGLELVEPGVVRTSRWRPDPVSGADPPSSHAVCGVGRKP
- a CDS encoding FAD-binding protein codes for the protein MIDQSAHAPSARQTNWAGNITFGAKRLHTPATVAELQDVVAAGSAVRALGTGHSFNTVADTTGDLVSVAGLPRSVEIDTDAATATVSAGLRFGELTGELHRSGFALHNLGSLPHISVAGACATGTHGSGVGNRALPGAVRALEFVTADGRLVSLERGDADFAGAVVSLGALGVVTRLTLDLVPAFEVQQWVYEGLPQDRLLGRFDEVMSEAYSVSLFTGWHGGAIDQVWLKRQVDEQGPRSAPQTWHGAELAGGPRHPVPGMAAEHCTQQHGVPGPWHARLPHFRLEFTPSNGDELQSEYFVDRRDAVAAYEALDRVRERFSHLLQIGEIRTVARDDLWLSPAEGRDSVAFHFTWVPDTAAVTPVLGIIEEALAPFRARPHWGKVFTTPPAALRELYGHHADFERLTRRYDPAGTFRNDFLARHFPRAA
- a CDS encoding MASE1 domain-containing protein, translated to MIRSEESRRRAVIVAQMLGIAAVYYGSGQLGLLREVQVQSSVVTPLWPPSGIAVAALLHLGARIWPGIAIGALVTVLSMSDSPTFWGVAVAAGSALAPLCSFLALRAVGFRPELDRLRDGVALVFLGALGGMTISATVGAGVQWLSGGLPGDQFWQVWSAWWAGDAMGVLTVTPLLLVLRRLRRPRLDDRWAEATALAVVTVASTAIATMSELSMLYLVFPVLIWAALRFQLPGSAPCALLISVVAIIAGTDSAGPFANHSVLEVMFNLCILNGCVALTALLLAAIVTEHNNIRHETEVACEELAALVEELAPRPVREGGPDTPQAEPG
- a CDS encoding PP2C family protein-serine/threonine phosphatase, coding for MNRRRTPRSASAEDLLSTLQHLTARARQEVELHQARVELAQALQRKMLPATLPSFPGLRTAARYAPARDGLDIGGDWYDGFLLPDGALGLAIGDVQGHDVEAAAFMGQIRIAMRAVASSAPDPGEVMRRTNDLIMSMDSTLFATCSFLRLDPATRELRSARAGHVACVWATADGRSGVTADAGGLPLGIEPRQDYPVTRRDLTVDGAFVLLTDGVVEGPSLTIDAGLDRVRRLVSDHCLADAEELADRVLQAAVLTGHEDDAAVLVLRHGAAAL
- a CDS encoding MarR family winged helix-turn-helix transcriptional regulator, coding for MTPPPDAPAPDVPDADMLRLDHQVCFSLQAASRAFGGVYREALKDLGLTYPQYLAMMVLWERGPLPVKAIGERLHLDSGTLSPLLKRLESAGLVRRERGPEDERSVTVHLTDAGSGLRERALPVPRAILRATGMSVQEVITLQETLRRLTAALDHAG